The window aaatggggtTACACCAAGTtctaaagcttctgcacagcaaaagaaacaatcaacaaagtgaagagacaacccgcAGAAGgagagtaaatatttgcaaaccacccctctgacaagggattaataaccagaatatacaaagagctcAAACAAGTGTGTAGGAAAAAACctaataatccaattttttaaatgggcaaaagttttgtatagacatttctcaaaagaaaacatacaaatgtccaacaggcatatgaaaatgtgctcaatatcattgatcatcagagcaatgcaaatcaaagatacaattagataccatcttaCCCCAGATAAAATGggttttatccaaaagtcagataataataaatgctggcaagggtgtggaggaaaggaaacccctgtacactgttggtgagaatgtaagttagtacaaccactatggagaacagttcggaggttcctcaaaaaattaaaaatagagctaccataggatccagcaatcccactgctggattgtatacccaaaagaaaggaaatcagtataccgAAGAGacatttgcactcccatgtttgttgcagcactgttcacaatagccaggatttggaagcaagctaagtgtccatcaacagataaatggataaagaaaacgttgtacttatacacaatggagtactatttagtcataaaaacgaatgagattctgtcatttctaacaacatggatggaactggaggtcattatgttaagtgaaataagccagacacagaaaagacaaacattgcatgttctcactttttttgtgggatctaaaaatcaaataattgaactcatggagatagagagtagagggatggttaccagaggctgcgaAGGGTCAtggggggttggggaggaggtGAGGATTGTCAAGGGGTaccaaaaaaaagtagccagaaaGAATGAATAGGCTGGgcgccctgtaatcccagcactttgggaggcgaggcaggcagatcccctgaggtcaggagttcaagaccagcctggccaacatggtgaaacccccgctctactaaaaatacaaaaaaaattagcagggtgtggtggtgcacacctgtagtcacagctactcagggaggctgaggcagaagaattgcttgaacccaggaggcagaggttgcagtgagccgagattgcaccactgcactccagcctgggcgacagagtgaaactccatctcaaaaaaaaaaaaaaaaagaaaagaaaagaaaaagaaataatgaataaaacctagtatttgatagcacaatagggtgactgtaGTCGATAACAatttaagtgtacattttaaaataacaaaaagtgtataattagattgtttctAACATacaagataaatgcttgaggagatggatacccaattttccatgatgtgattattacgcattgcatggctgtaccaaaatatctcatgtaccccataaatatatatacctactatatacccacaaacattaaaaatttagaaaagtttaaataaaaaagagatccACACAAACATATGTATTCTCTACTGTGACATAAagtgcatttattattttgtctcAATCATGTACAGCTTTAGTTAAAATATAAACCTAAAGGGAATTTCAACATGATAATTAATAAGGTTAGTTtgctgggcaaggtggttcatgtctataatcccagaacttagggaggcagaggtgggagaatagcttgagcccaggagtttgaaacctgcctgggcaacataccgagaacccattctccacaaaaacgaaaaaaaatttaaaaaaaaccaacaaaaggTTAATTTAACAAGGATATATCAAATTTTTAACCTTTGATACTATTTGTGCAACACCACTTCATTGTTTAGGAATGAAACTAATTTCTTTAAACTATATACACTTTATGTGGCAACTACATGTGCTACATGGCTCTCAACTTTAATTTTcgaaaagattttttttgtggTTGCACTTATGGAGGCAGTTGCACATTCCAATTAAGTCATGTTGAAAATAAAGGCCAATTGCTACATTCACTAATCTTAATTCTGTGTTTTACCAAAACATTTGTGCTGGATGtctgaaaaaaattcacatgCAAAGCATAAAACTATTAAAGAAAAAGTGTAttgtagattttttaaagtacaatacCTAATCTcatttcaaaaattgaaaaatacagagaaggaaaatggggagaaaaaaaatcatattcaatCATATAACCCAAAACAGCTACTGTTGATGTTTCAGTGTTAATttcccatactttttttttttttgaaacaggatctcactctgtccgccaggctggagtgcagtggcctgatcatgatcatggttcactgcgaCATCCACCTACTGtgttcaagggatcttcccacctcagcccctcaagtagatgggactataggtgcaagccaccatgcctggctaatttttttgtatttttagtagagacagggtttcgccatgttgcccaggctggtctcaaattcctgaactcaagtgacctgtctgcctcggcctcccaaagtgctaggattacaggtgtgagccaccacacctggcctcccatACTTATTTCTATATGTATATGAATGTACGACATGTCCATAAATCCTTGTGAAACTTAGGTACAAACAACTTGGAAAGCAACAGAGAGGAAATCTGTCCAATACTTTAAATGTTTctcattttgtagttttttgttttgttttgttttgctttgtttttgtttttgttttttagacagggtctttctctgtcgccaggctggagtgcagtggcacaatcatggctcccagcagccttgacctcctcactcaggtgatcctcccacctctgcttcccgagtagctgggactacaggcaccagccaccactcccagctaatgtttttcttggttttgttttttgttttggttttgttttcagtagaggtgggattttgccatgttgcccaggctgatctcgagctcctgggctcaagcgattctccctgcttggcctcccaaagtgctggaattgcagctatgagccaccacacctggcctggttttgtagtttttattttccaagtaaCAACACTTTCTTTATACTAAACGCTTCAATCCTGTTATGTTTTACAACTTAAATGGTGGTGATTATATTGAAAGCTAAGATCCCTGCAATAAAATGGGCTAAATCATGCATAAATCTTTCCACTGTGGCATTTTTCTATCTTATGTATCTCTTATCTTTATGGacgcttattttttaaaacaaaaaaattagttactctaatttctttcttttgcttattgGATTACATACATCTCACACATTCTTTCCCATGTCCATAGAGCATATATACAAACTGATCATATACTAGACCACAGAGAAAgcctaagtcttttttttttttttttcttgagacggagtctcgctctgtctcccaggttggagtgcagtggctcaatctcggctcactgcaacctctgactccctggttcaagcgattctcctgcctcagcctcccgagtagctaggattacaggcacaggccaccatgcccggctaatttttgtatttttagtagagacggggtttcaacatgttggccaggatggtctcaatctcttgacctcgtgatcctcccgccttggccttcccaaagagctgggattacaggcgtgagccaccgcacccggccgactAAGTCTTAAATTATGAAAACTTCTACAAGTCTAATTTTCTAAATAGGAAAGGATTCAAACTCAATGATTCAAgtgttgaaacaaacaaaaacggaAAACAACACTACTTAGTTAACAGATTATTGTGCTTTTGGCTTCTTGAGTAGGAGGAAAGTCGGGCGGGAAGGGCGTCAGGAACGTCCGTGACACGTGAATGGGGCCGTGTGCAAACCTTGTATGACATCACTGAGACTCCTAGTGGAAAACAGCTAAGTTCTTTCTAAGCCGCCCAAAGCGGGGTTGCGCCCTGGCCTCCAGGGCCGAGGTGGGCCTGCTCACTGGAAGATCGCACCGCAGCCATGAGCAGTAAGGATTTCTTCGCTTGTGGACACTCTGGCCATTGGGCTCGGGGATGCCCTAGAGGAGGAGCTGGAGGGCGAGGAGGTGGAGGCCATGGCAGAGGTTCTCAATGTGGTTCCACCACCCTATCTTACACCTGTTACTGCTGTGGTGAGTCCAGTCGTCATGCTAAGAACTGTGTCCTTCTCGGAAACATCTGCTACAACTGTGGGAGAAGCGGCCACATCGCCAAAGACTGTAAGGAACCTAAACGGGAGAGACACCAACACTGTTATACCTGCGGCAGACTAGGACATCTGGCTCGTGACTGTGATCGTCAGAAAGAGCAGAAATGCTACTCTTGCGGCAAACTTGGGCACATTCAGAAAGACTGCGCCCAGGTCAAGTGTTACCGATGCGGCGAGATTGGCCACGTGGCCATTAATTGCAGCAAGGCGAGCCAGGTCAACTGCTACCGCTGCGGCAAATCCGGACATCTAGCCAGGGAATGTCCCAGTGAGGTTACCGCTTAAATCTCCGcgccctcccccaccccgccTCCTTTTGCTGATTgataattgtattattttctctGAAACCTTCACTCACCGAAAGGTTGATAGATTGAGGCTACTCTCAGGCAAGTGAACTTTAATTACCATGTTAAAGGAGGaaagagctagaaaaaaaaaaactcaaaaaaagttAATCGTTGGTAGATGCCCCCACAATTAATGTGTTGCTTCTGCCCCACGGGCAAATCTAGTTATTAAATAGTCATTCTGAGCACCAATCACTTTAGGGGTTCTTTTGTTGCATTTTGATTTAACACATTTAATTAAGAGGCACTATTGGAAGAGCTGGATCCATATTGGTGAACAAATTAGAACAAATTTAGAAACACAGGCCTAGAATCTATTAACAAGAAAAATAGTGTGTCAGATGAAGGCAAATTGCCATAGAGAGAAAGAACAGGAGgtaaaaggataaaaagagaATGTGTATgtgggggaaagaaggaaagaatgtggTTCTGTTTTAGATACACAAGAGCACCCTGAGGATGTTATATTTCCTCAGAGATCCATAGGGCAAATAAAGCTGATTCTGAAAATCCATGACCTTGCCAAAGTAACTTTAATTTTATCATATTGATGGCTTTGAATTATCTGGCCTCATTAGCTTTTAAACAACATTGAACGAGACATCTCTGTCTGGCCCTGCATAGAGTGTGTAgtttaatgaaaataaaccagaaacaaaatgtataatgtatatgaGCTGCTTTGAGAGAGAGAGCAatcagaaaaaacagaaataaaaaatcttaacaggccgggcacagtggtttacacctgtaatcccagcactttgggaggccagaccagaaggatcacttgagcccaggagtttgagaccagcctgggcaacacagtgagcttttctctacaaaaaatacaaaattagcccggtgtggtggcgcatgcctgtagtcccagctactctagaggcttaggtgggatgattgcttgagcgcgagaggtcaaggctgcagtgagccatgatcataccattgcactacagcctgggagacagagtgatagataccttgtctttaaaaacacaaaacaaaaaactttaacaGCAAATCATGGACATATAGATATTGATGGCAAAGTTtggatgtatatatacatatatagttcgtttgagatggagtctcactctgttgcccaggatagacttcagtggcacgatctcggctcactgcaatctctacctcccaggttcaagtgattctcctgcctcagcctcctgagtagctgggattacaggtgcctgccactacacttagctaatttttctatttttagtagagatggggttttgccatattggccaggctggtctccaactcttggcctcgaatgatctgcctgccttggcctcccaaagtgctgggattacaggtgtgagccaccgcacccagcctggacttatattttttttaatatataagtaaGAAAACAAGTATAAACATTAAGATTAAGCAGAGTTTAGGGATTCAGTAATTTGAAAAATACtcttcacagaaatgaaaatcatatttatatttaggagtttctgaaaatatattttcttttttttttttttgagacagtctcgctctgtcgcccaggccagagtacagtggcatgatcttggctcactgcaacctccgcctctcgggttcaagcaattctcctgcctcagcctcctgggtagctggaattacaggcatgtaccaccatgcccagctaatttttgtatttttagtaggcatggggtttcaccatgttggccaggctggtctcgaactcctgatgtcaggggatccgcctgcctcagcctcccaaagtgctgggattacaggcatgagccactgtgcctggctcaaaatgtattttctcagatataaaaatattgagtttCATATACTggaatccatttttaaaattcagatttgaaaaaacaaccaaacttttataaaatagaaaaagcgCTTTTAAACTCTAAATAAAACTGAGGGTGGGAGAGGTAACTGTGTGtcaagagaaaactgaagttgtAATGGAAACTggtttacaaaataataatgtcaAACCTAGGATATGATATAACTTATAGCAGAAAGGCTAGTACAGGGGTACAGTTTTTGACACATAAACTCAAAGGGTTAAAAAATGTAACTTATTTGTAACTGAAGCcacattatttgtttatttatttttgatacagagtctcactctgtcgcccaggctggagtgcaatggtgcaatctgggctcactgtagcctcaacctcctgggctcaaacaatctttccgcctcaacctcctgagtagctgggactacaggtgagcaccaccacactcagctaatttttgtattttttttgtagaagcagggtctcactatgttgctcaggctgctcttgaactcctgagctcaattgatccatcagccttggcctcccagattgctgggattacaggcatgagccactgtgcctggccatattattttttcaaatctttttgtaGATTTGTTTGCGTCTTTACATGTCTTTGTATAGTGTCTGTTtacatattttgcccatttttcattaAGTTATCTTATCGTCAAGTTCTAagagttctttttgttttctacataagTCTTTTGTTAGACCTAAGTTTTGCATATGCAttctctcagtctgtggcttgccttttcgtTTTCATAatagtgtttctttttaaaaaaaaaaattagattcagggggtatatgtgcaggtttgttacatggatataatgcataatgctggggtttgggcttctattcaacccatcacccaaatagtgaacatagtacacaataggtagtttttcaacacttcccttcccaccctccccctgtttgtagtccccagtgtctattgtttctgtctttatgtccattgtttagttcccatttataagtgagaaaatgcagtattcggttttccatttctatattaattcacttaggataatggcctccagctgcatccatgttgctgcaaaggacgtgattttgttattttatatggctgtgtagtattccatggtgtatatgtaacacttttttttttttttaagagacggagtctcactctgtcacccaggctggagtgcagtggcgcgatcgcagctcactgcaagctctgcctcccgggttcatgccattcttctgcctcagcctcccgagtagctgggactacgggcgtgcctgccaccatgcccgactaatttttgtatttttagtagagacagggtttcactgtgttagccaggatggtctcgaactcctgacctcgtgatccgcctgcctcggcctaccaaagtgctgggattacaggcgtgagccaccgtgcctggccttgtaacacattttctttgacCAGTCCACTGTTGAAGGGaagttaggttgattccatgactttgctattgtgaatagtgctgtgacattcatatgagtgcaggtgtctttttcatagaatgagtacttttcctttgggtaggtacccagtagtgggattgctgggttgaatggtagttctatttttagttctttgagaaatctccatactgttttcaataGAGTTCGAACTAATTTACttgcccaccaacagtgtataagcattcccttatctccacatcctcaccaacatcagttattttttactttttaataatagccattctgactagtgtaagatagtatctcattgaaGCCACACTCTTTTATGAACACCGTAAGTATAATCTTTCATTCCCAGCGAAAAGATCCCTTCCATTCGGCTGAGTTCTTTTCTACTCCTGTGACCCTCTTGGGCTCCTAGAGATTTATTCTGTCATTCTCTGTGACTCTCAGCCCCTAAGTGGGGCCATCTCAGTCCAATCTGCCAAGACACAACTTGAAACTCCTACATCACACTGAGCAAACAAAAATTATTGGGTCTCATCACTGTGCTGGACTCTATTTAGGAAAGGAGGAACACAGGATTCTGTGTTTGAATTCCTCCAAATCTGGAGTTTCATTTCCCATGCCCTCAGGAGTTTGGCCCACAGCTGGAGGAGGAAGAGTCTGTGTCCTTTTATTAAGGATACACTCAGCCTTTTAAGCCCTCTACATTTCCTGTCTCTAGGAAATCTTTTCTAGTCTCAGGGGAAGGAAAGCTTTATTTTGACTCATCAATATCCTTATGTCAGAAAACATGAAATGGTAGCCCTCTTACTGAATCAGGTTAACAAATGTGTTTAGTTTGACCCACAGATTGTTTAACAATATTTGTGAATTACATGTCAACATTTAAACATTGGAACATTTCtcataaaaatacttatttttggccgagcgcagtggctcatgcctgtaatcccagcactctgggaggccgaggtgggtggatcacctgaggtcaggagttggagaccagcccgaccaacatggagaaaccccgtctctactaaaaatacaaaattagccaggcgtggtggcgcatgcctgtaatcccagctattcaggaggctgaggcaggagagttgcttgaacccaggaggcagaggttgcagtgagccaagattgcgccattgcactcaagcctgggcaacaagtgcgaaactccaactcaaaaaaaaaaaaaaaatttttagtctCTCTGGAACAAAAGCAAAGATCAGGAAGCAAAAAACACACATTCCTGTGGAAAACTTTCAGGTGCACTACTCCCTGTGGTCTTGCAAAAGTCACAGCCAGTATTCTGTACTTGAGTCCATAACCCATGCTGTATGCCTTGGGACATGGGTAGACAACTATATAACATCCACCACACAAGTTTTAGGTAAAACTGCTTATATAAGCCCTGTATTAATAGATACAAACAGGAAGACACACCAATAGAGactaaaaaagcattttataaaattgaagTGTCTTCCTGATTTACAAACAAAATAtctgttaaaaaataagataGGGCTAACAGGGTTTCTGCTTCCAAGAAGATGAAATACATGCACTATTCTTCTGGCTAAATGCAAACAAATACCTCTGAACATTgtatgtaaaatacacataagaaaactgggctgggcacggtcgctcacgcctgtaatcccagcactttgggaggctgaggcgggtggatcacgaggtcaggagttcgagaccagtctggccaacatagtgaaaccccatctctactaaaaatacaaaaaaaaattagccgggcatggtggtgtgcgcttgtaatcccagctacttgggaggttgaggcaggagaatcgcatgaacccgggaggcagaggttacagtgagccgagatcgcgccactacactccagtctgggctacagaacgagactccgtctgaaaaaaaaaaaaagaaaactgaaaggtGGTGGGAAGAAGTCAAACAGGCTAGGGACCTCTGAACCAAGGAACTACACAGTAGTGAGTGCCTTGGTTTTTTGTTTAACCTCATATATCCAGACTTGAAGCAGAAGAAGCCAGCAACCCAGAAACTTCAATAGGCACAGGCATAAAAAGCCCCAAGAAAAGCTTGCTCTTATCAGCCAAAGGGCCAGAAAAGACACAGCCTAGAAAGAtagaaaacttttagacaataaCTGCTCTCCTTCAGGCAAACATCGTGAAAACAAATTATGGTCTCGGCCGGccacggcagctcatgcctgtaatcccagcactttgggaggccgaggtgggtggatcacgaggtcaggagtttgagaccagcctgaccaacatggtgaaaccccgtatctactaaaattacaaatattagctgggtgtggtggcatgcgcctgtaatcccagctactcaggagcctgaggcaggagaattgcttgaacctgggaggcagaggttgcagtgagccgagatgacgccactgcattccagctctgggcaacagagcaagactctgtctcaaaaaatatatatatatattatggtcTCACCACCAGCAAAGGCCTAGTGGGGAGCCCAGACTTATACCCTCatgaatattcaaaaatcaataaatgtaagccATCAAGTTAATATGCTAAAGAGGAAAATCACACGGTTGTAtgaattgatgcagaaaaagctgtTGACAAAATCCAACtttcattcatgataaaaactcagaaaaatagaataaaaaggaactTCCTCTATGCAATAAataacatctacaaaaaacctgCAGTTAACATTATACCTAATGGTGAAAGACAGAATGCCTTTCACTGGAGATTAGAAAAAAGGCAaggatggctgggcgtggtggctcatgcctgtaatcctagcactttgggagtccaaggcgggtggatcacctgaggtcgggagttcgagaccagcctgaccaacatggagaaacctcgtctctactaaaaatacaaaattagccgggcttggtggcgcatgcctgtaatcccagctactcaggaggctgaggcaggagaatcgcttgaactccggatgcagaggttgcagtgagctgagattgcgccattgcactccagtctgggtgacagagcaagactctgtctcaaaaaaacaaaaagaaagagaagagaaaaaaaagaaaaaaggcaaggaTGTAGGATTTTACACTCAGAATGTTTTTCAACATAGTGACGGAAGTTCAAGTTAGTGTAATAAGGcagtaacagaaaataaaaggcataataTGTATCAGAGAGGAAAGACcaaaactgttcctatttgcagatgacatgattgtctacatagaaaatcccaagtAATTACtgggaaaaaacacacacacaaaaacctccTGGAACTGATGATTATAGCAGGGTTGCAAGAAACaaggaaaacatacaaaaatcaattgtatttctatatattagtaATGAATACATGgatgctaaaattaaaatatgat of the Pongo abelii isolate AG06213 chromosome X, NHGRI_mPonAbe1-v2.0_pri, whole genome shotgun sequence genome contains:
- the ZCCHC13 gene encoding zinc finger CCHC domain-containing protein 13 → MSSKDFFACGHSGHWARGCPRGGAGGRGGGGHGRGSQCGSTTLSYTCYCCGESSRHAKNCVLLGNICYNCGRSGHIAKDCKEPKRERHQHCYTCGRLGHLARDCDRQKEQKCYSCGKLGHIQKDCAQVKCYRCGEIGHVAINCSKASQVNCYRCGKSGHLARECPSEVTA